The region tgggggtgtggccttgaccaactgccacttttctcgtttgaaagccatgatgtctctctctcatgggtgggccaaattctctgggcgggcaaagcagagaaaggggaggtaaccttgctccttatgacctcataaggagaagattccagatcggcccatctgagctttcattttctcaaaggcagagcaggatactcagggctcggtttacacctatcaccatttcaagccaattggggaccataggcaggctgggggaacgcatattaatgttaaaaaacctcataaagtgaaattttcatgccatgggacctttaaaggctAAGGCTGGCATTATTTTGGATTCTTTCCTTATTGACAACAAATTCATACCACCCTGGATACCAGGCGTGTTACTAGAAATGCCTCTATATAACCTCTGTAtctttttataatgtttatatatttcctctttctttatcccccccctcctttttttatttattattttgttttatttttaattttttcctaCTTAGAATCAGGTTCAGAGGGAGATCAAATATGCTATGACCTCTCTTCCCTGGATCAGCATACCCACGGTGGCCTTGTTTTTTGCTGAAGTTAGAGGATACAGCAAGCTGTACGACAATGTCAATGACTCTCCGCTGGGTAagttaaccctcgtgttgtcttcaacatgttgtccttccgggtcaaaattgaaaagtaacttttttctaaacttttatttattcacggtcaataaacctaatttatatgacattatacctaatttatgagttgaaaaaagcagaaattctaaattattttaactaatagttaagatcagaagatgttgagtggatcacaatttatgtcaaagtttagccAGGATGacgttttgaaaccatttttttcaaatgctttaaagttgaataaaacaccccaaatttaATGGAAGTAATAATGAACATTGTATCCATATaatgtacatgcatgcatccatgttattatGGGCAATTTAGTTGAACgcaacccatatttctgatataaaaaactttaaaaacgggtcaaatttgacccgaggaaaaCGTGTTAAAGAATGACCTCAACCAGCTTACagttgttttattatatttcatgCATTTGAAACCCTGAACATACCATGTTCTTGGTGGTGACATGGTCTGTGTGCGTTCAGGTTGGCCTGGGCTCTTCCTGAGTATGATCTCCTTCCTGTTTTTCACTGACATGTGTATCTACTGGATTCATCGGTTCCTGCATCATAAGCTTATTTACAAGGTCAGTACAACTGGGGGTTTTCCTTTTAAACCTATTAGTTAGGCACTTGTTGGGTGCATTTTAACATCAGCACTtcattgttttgacaatatAATTACTGAAAGGTACCGTAGATATTGGCCcaaactgcttttatttttatttctgttatgATACCACAACGTTGCCTATTCGCCACTGTGATAGAATCAATCAGAATGTTTCCCCATCTTTAATATCTTAATATTGACAATAGGCATATCTTAAATACATATCATAGGCATATCTTGTTCTGCAATTTCTTTTATCGGCCGACATATTCACCAAATAACGGCAGAAAATATGGTCCTAGCCAATGTATCAACTCTACTCTCCACTGTTTAACCCTTATGTTTCAATGACATTAACTTTACCTCATTATTGTTGAGTCCCAATGCTCTGTTGTTTGTGTCAAAATAACAATAGTAATTGCCAAATAACCATTTTTCCCCCTAATATTGAGgtatatgtaaataaatacattgagCTGGTAGCCTTTTCTGTTGCCACACTGGGCTTACACAGTAGGTGCCAAACAGAAACGACCACAATGCATTGCTATTATTAGTCTccctttgccagaccctcctacaTAGCgagctgaaggagggtctggctactccacatagcaatcgctgatgggagaaaaacgtgctctggtttaatggcatttctttaaaccaatcagaattgtcatGGGCGACCCTAAGCTCCGCagagagccgctgcaaaatagtcatgcgagagaaaactcagattggacagtaAGGGTgggcaaaaaaaatgtattcacattCAAATCGCAATTCAAgctctaccaattcaaaatcaattcatcgaattccaaaaatcgattcatattttttaataaaaaaaaaaaaattgtatttaattgtatgtctactgcaatcacatgggaaaaataactacatttacatactatgAATAATTGTAttaatcgagaatcgtttttgaatcgaaaatcgattttgaatcgaatcttgagcctgaaaatcgatatcgaatcgtgacattttctgaatcgtgcacccccattggacagatagtctagctatctgtgtcaatttaccatgcagagatctgaggagcagtcaacaatagtcctcattaatccaccgaatttaaaattccaacacaaaaacAGCGGAAGGAAACCGggaagacatgcatccggcggaatttcctgcggcaccggagcaatcctggaagtggaacgtcaaagCTATAGACTATGTTAATATCAAGTGCAGATATCTAGGGCCAGCTGCTCAGTGTTTATCTTTAATCTTaatttttattcatatttttattcttattatcTTGGTTTGGttctatattctatattttatagTCTTACCTGTATCTCTACTGGGTTTCATTCTCATTGCTGTTGCTGCTATGACAACTGTATTTCCCTCTGGGGATTAATACAGATTTATTTGATCTAATCTTAttttatctaatctaatcttacATTGTGACGTTACTTATGTTTGGGGTCAATTAGACCCTAGAGAACTCCCTGTTagacattaaatgaataaacTGTTCTAAAACtataaaacttaaaaataacCAAGAACAAGATGTTAGGTTGAGGTATGAATTAGCATATTGTCATTACGTTCTAATAGGaaaataaacttaaacagcACAGGTGAAAGCATCTTTCTGTAGTGTCTTTACCATGGTGACTCATTTGACACGTTTGTATAATAACCATGAATAAATGGAAATTATACAAAAGGGCCAGACAAAATCACAAAGCAATAACTTTCTCCGTCTGACCTCTTTGCTCTCTTCTCCCCAACAGCTGTTTCACAAACCGCACCACATATGGAAGATCCCCTCTCCCTTTGCCAGCCATGCCTTTCATCCCGTAGACGGCTTCATGCAGGGACTCCCATATCACATCtaccccttcctcttccccctccACAAGGTTCTCTACTTGGCCCTGTACATTTTCGTCAACATCTGGACCATCTCCATCCATGACGGTGACTACCGCGTGCCCGGAGCTCTGACGGGTGCCATCAACGGCTCAGCTCACCACACTGACCACCACCTCTTCTTCGACTACAACTACGGCCAGTACTTCACTCTGTGGGACCGCCTGGGGGGCTCCTACAGGCATCCGTCGGCTCTGATGGGGAAGggtccccatgatctgatccggAAGCTTCAGGCAGAGGGAAAGTTGGGAGATGACAGAGTGAAGGCTAAAGGGCAAGTGAACGGACATGCTCAGAGAGGAGCCACATGTAAAGAGGAGTAACAGTAGGGGAAGTTACGATTAATTGCTGAAAGTGATCTCTACTTTTTTAAGACAATGTGCTGCACCCATTCTCAGCTGGAAATCTTactatatttgaaaaataatttgagtTTCTGTATTGCCAAATAAGCTGTTGTGAGATTTTAATTCTAGTGAATAAGATGCATGTAAGATGGTTTCCCTTGGATTGATTTCATGAGGAGCAAGCTTTGGGATTGCTACATTCTTTGACGTACCAATCAATAGACAAGGAGCAGACTGACATCCCGAGTTGGCGTTACTGTCTTACAGTGCTAGTAATGGAAATGGGGTGATATAGTGACTCTTTATTTGTATACGCCACAGAAGAGTTTTTGCTGTTTGCAAACCAAGAAACACCAGAGCCAAAAGACTTGAGGAGCATCAAAAGGCTGGCGCTGCTACAGTATCACAGAATGACACTAACTGGGAGTGGAAATTTCACTGGGACTGTTGTCACAAGGATtgtttttcacagataaaatagAATTAACAAGTAGTTCACTGTTGCAAGTTCAGACTGAATCGTTAAAACGTGGCAAACCAACAACTGCTTCAAAagaaatattgcaatattttacAACAATTTTCTTAACTGTGGACatataagattaaaaaaaatgacagttaCGTATGTATTAATTGCACAGTTCATATCTTCTCTGTGTTTGTTGAGGTGATTGCATCATCCGTATGAGAATAAAAGAACTTTCCTCCCAGTGCTGTATTAATGCGTTGGTACATACAGAGTATAAATACTTTTTGGTTATGAACGataatgataaataataatcCTTTGAAATAGTGGTTGTCTGTGGTTTGGTTCTATAATCGTGCAATGAAAACTACAACAATGTATTGAATTTGAAAGTTCACTCTTGACCTTGGAAAAAAAGTAAAGATaatcttaactcaaggtccacttagaTGCTTTGTCTGGAGCTTTCAAGCCCCATTTTTGTCATGGATCAGCAGAATGAGGATGCCCGGAAGCTGTTTACATCTACAGCATTTTTGTGACTTCTCATGATGGCTGAAAAGTTAAACATTGAAGTTTAGCATCCAGCGTCCAGTTATAACCTCTTTCCTGAGCTTTCAACCATATCACACAGTCTTCTTCAGCGCATGTAACCTGCTTAGCCAGCACAGACAAgagctgtgttcgaaaccgttCCCTGTGAcggaaatagtgcactatatagtgtgttcGCAATTTTGTAGTTGTGATCGAATTCTTCCTGGTTAATATAATTCACTATATAgttcactataaaatacccacaatgcactgctaatttaagtgtacctatgataatTGACAtgtataaaatggaccaacagatcccgttgctctggacggagaccagtgaaggatgttagaagcacttttccggtgagcgctgagcgttactgcgcagcctccaactgagagagacaacgtaaatgtgacatgagcaacctgtctgaaagttggaagtattctggtagctgtgccaataGAAAtatcaatcattcccaatcttacagagaaggagagtgtaggtatatgtaaggagataacataggcacaggttAATTATttctaactaaaatgctagttaacttaaacagctaatgtgagtcgaaactgcctgcaagcttctcctgtactatacggtaatttctctactgtgcgacagtaagttgcgtggttatgacacaatcgttagcctatttttacaaaaacgtctgctacggagccgtgagatacaaggtaatggagccttttatacattgtcgtgtttctttagaaataaacaatggacaaatagagtctttaaacgcttcagatgtaaagttattcgctgccaaagtggcgccaaaatgaatggcagtcaatggaatgctaaatggaggtgatggcttgttagcatcaaaatggcaccataggagctacgcgttccAAGGAGAAGCTTACCCTCTTGCATACGATCATAGGCATACGATCCTACATTTGTCTTCCGTCTACCACAATGCAACATGGTCATGTTTTCCTgccggagaagaagaagcagaagcacACGCGaaaacagaaaaggaaaaatggagcggaCTTTCATTTCtaaacattgaaaatgtaacatgcaacatatacAACTTTTTACTATTCTCCTGAGTGCTCGGTTTGTTTCAGTGATGTATTATCAGTCATTTTGTTACGGTTTGTCTAACCCTatacatagtatatatatatatagttcactatttaataaacactagggaatagtgagtgagtgaatgagggaacggtttTGAACACAGCTTAGAAGTCCCAAAAAGGCTATGGAGGAAATCATAACAGTTACAGAGCTTGTGTGTCAACAGGTCTACTGTATCTCCAT is a window of Perca fluviatilis chromosome 16, GENO_Pfluv_1.0, whole genome shotgun sequence DNA encoding:
- the LOC120544618 gene encoding lathosterol oxidase-like; protein product: MDLVLNVADYYVLTPYVFPASWPEDGALRQIISLLVLTNLGAAVLYLGLGALSYFFIFDHKLMKHPQFLENQVQREIKYAMTSLPWISIPTVALFFAEVRGYSKLYDNVNDSPLGWPGLFLSMISFLFFTDMCIYWIHRFLHHKLIYKLFHKPHHIWKIPSPFASHAFHPVDGFMQGLPYHIYPFLFPLHKVLYLALYIFVNIWTISIHDGDYRVPGALTGAINGSAHHTDHHLFFDYNYGQYFTLWDRLGGSYRHPSALMGKGPHDLIRKLQAEGKLGDDRVKAKGQVNGHAQRGATCKEE